atcgtctcaaccctgggatcaaatgcaggtctcctgtgttacaggtggattctttaccagctgagccacaagggaagcccaagaatgctggagtgggtagcctatcctttctccagcagatcttcctgacccaggaatcaaatgctACTTCATGTTGTCAGCTCTTTGTTGACCTGTGAAATCAAAAGTTCCACAGATTATTGAGCCTAGAAAATGGTAGATGTTCTTTCTGTGTTTGTTGAAtaagaaataatgaaatgaaCTTTTTGATGAACCTAGTGATAGAgtagggaaagagagagaggaaaggagggagggagggaaaaagaatctttaaaatcaCTGTTTCACAATTTTCAAAACTTAGATGTTTTTCTTAAGTCATTGCGGTTCACAAGAATGGGCCATGGTGAAGCTAGTATCAACACAATTTGCCATGACCAGTTGAGGAAGTTATCAATAAACCTGAAGTCAATTATTCACTTAGTTTACAGATCATTGAATGTAAGTAATACTACAACCTCCATTGTATGCTTCTGCAGACTGTTGTCACATTTAACTGAGTCACATACAACAATTTTTAACCTATGAATATTTGTAATAAACATGTATCAACTGCACTGTAACTTTAAATTGTTTGGTTGTTATAAAACTTTTTTGggtatctttttccttttgtcacTTTTGATACTTTATTTTCTGTGGTATTAGATTTCATACTTATATAAAATTGGGGAAACTGACAGCAATGTAATAGGAATGTGACATAAGTAATTTACGTTTGCTTTCAAGTTAtgctaaaatatcaaaatatatagtGTATGAATTGCACTAGAAAATAAGAACTTTGATATTATTTTGTGCTATTCTGATAAGATTTATAAGCCAGAAGTGTCCATTCTCcttttatatttgaaagataCATTTATTTCTTGTAACCGGCCATTTTTCAAAATTGCCAAAATAACTTCTGTCAAGATAACGTCCTCTTTACAGCTTTCATCAGGATTATTTGAGGTGAATGGAGACCTAAACTCTCTATTATTGGATTGTGGcttcataatttacatttttttgccATAAAATATTACATGCTGTACtaccaaaatgaaaaggcaaaatcaaaGCTCTGTGGTTGAATTCATCCTCTTGGGCTTTTCTAATTTCCCTGAACTCCAAAGGCAGCTCTTCCAGGTTTTCTTGGTTATTTACCTGGTGACTCTGATTGGAAATGCCATCATTATAGTTGTCATCTCATTGGAACAGAGCCTCCATGTTCCCCTGTATCTATTTCTCCTGAACCTGTCTGTGGTGGAAGTAGGTTTCAGTGCAGTCATCATGCCTGAGATGCTGGTGGTCCTCTCCAGTGAAAAAACTGTGATCACTTTTGCAGGCTGTTTTTCACagatgtattttattcttctttttggtGGGACTGAATGTTTTCTTCTGGGAGCAATGGCTTATGACCGATTTGCTGCCATCTGCCATCCTCTGAGCTACCCAGTGACTATGAACAAAAGGGTTTTCATGAAATTGATTACATTCTCATGGGTCTCAGGGATCATAGTGGCTACTGTGCAGACCACATGGGTGTTTAGTTTTCCCTTTTGTGGCCCCAATGAAATTAATCATCTTTCATGTGAGACTCCCCCAGTGTTAGAGCTTGCATGTGCAGACACCTTTTTATTTGAGATCTACGCATTCACTGGCACCATTTTGATTGTTATGGTTCCTTTCCTGTTGATACTTTTGTCTTACGTTCGAATTCTCTTTTCCATCTTAAAGATGCCATCAACCACTGGGAGGCAAAAGGCCTTTTCCACCTGTGCCTCCCATCTCACATCTGTTACCCTCTTCTATGGCACAGCCAATATGACTTACTTACAACCTAAATCTGGCTACTCCCCAGAAACCAAGAAGCTGATGTCCTTGGCTTACTCTCTTCTTACACCTCTGCTGAATCCACTGATATATAGCTTGCGCAACAGTGAGATGAAAAGAGCTTTGATGAAATTATGGCAAAGAAAAGTGgatttacatacatttttaaattaactttttattttgagataattatagacTTACATGTAGTTACAAAAAATAACAGAGATCTCTAATGTTCAGTTTAGaaggttctttatatattataaatactaGTTCTCTGTtggatatataatttgcaaatattgtttttgtatttaaattaattaattaattaattttaattggacgctaattactttacaatattgtagtggtttttgccatacattgacatgaatcagccatgggtatacatgtgttctccatcctgaacccccctcccacctccctccttatACCATCCCTCagcgtcatcccagtgcaccagccctgagcaccctgtctcatgcattgaacctggactggcgatctatttcacataagaTAATATAGATGGATTTACATACGTTTTGACTGTGCTGAGAAGCCATGTGATATTGgtcaccgctgctgctgctgctaagtctcttcagtcgtgtccgatgctgtgtgaccccatagatcgcagtccaccaggctcccccgtccctgggattctccaggtaagaaccctggagtgggttgccatttccttctccaaggcatgaaagtgaaaagggaaagcgaagtcgctcagtcgcgtccaactcttagtgaccccatggtcaCTACTACTAAACTCTATTTAAATGTAATAATGGTAAAAATAGTTCACATTTCttgatatgaatatatttaaagttctcCAAGCTTGAAAATATAGCAGGGATCTCTCTCTTTTGACAATGTGCTGTTGTCCTTATTTTTCATTGATACATAATTTTTGATGACTTTTAATATAATTGTTCATCTGttactgtatcagttcagttcagtcactcagtcgtgtccgactctttgagaccccatggactgcacacggcaggcctccctgtccgtcaccaactcccagagtttactcaaactcatgtacattgagtcagtgatgccatccaagcatctcatcctctgttgtccccttctcttcctgacttcaatctttcccagcatcagggtcttttcaaatgagtcagttcttttcatcagtaGGCATCTGTTACTGTATATGAATACCAAATCATCACTGTGCTATGGTCATTTAAACAAAGCTCCAATGAACACCTACTTGCATATGTTCAGGTATACTGATGTTTTATTTCTCTATGATACATTCCTCAAAGTGGGCCTGATGGGATGAAGATCAATTGTGCTTATAGATTTTAATAGCTATTATAgaattacttttcaaaatgtttgtagTTCTGTCAGGTAGACTTAAAGGCCCACTCTGTTGCAGTAATAAGGTAGAGCTTAAAGAGATCAATAAATAGTTGAGGTTTATATTTTTGGAGTGAAAGCTGTTCCATGAATAAGTAAACAAAGTGCAGCTGTTTGGGGGAGATAGACATGGCTCTCATTCATGGGATGAAACAGGTTATAATTCAGAAGAGTATTTCTCTTGGTATTTTTCAAGATGCTCATCCAATGTTGGTGACCAGAGGACTCCATGGGAACTTTCCTGAAATACCACTTGATAGTACTGGTACCTTTTCCCTTATAGGCATCTATTTTTAGAGATTTGTATTAAATTTGCTTTTGTAGGCCCATACTACCTCTAGACACTTTGTTTATAAAcaatgggtaatttttttttaattgtgtgaaAGTAATATGATTAACTAATTGGGCATATTTTCAATGATTCTTGAGTCACATCACTGTGTGGTCTTTCTCAGCATGAATTATATCCCAAATTACAATATTTGAAACATTTCATGCTTGCTTCATATTTGAATGTTTCTATCAGTGAATAAAGAGGGACCATTTATTGAATCTATATCATATGAGCTCTTACAGTCCTTAATTTCTGCTCTTGGAATGATAATGAAAAGGTAATACATTATTTCCATTCAAAGCTGTCACTCAAttgtgaaaaaaatgttttaattgctATTACCTctattaaaatcagaaatataggtataaaattgatTGGATTTTCACAATGAAATTTCATcatcaaatatttgaaattagtTTGAGTAATATTTGAATGTTGTATACTTTTCAGTAGGGCATTAAACAGGCATATACAAATTCTTCCAACaggctctgtttctgtttttccaaaATATCTCAAAAGACTATCATTTGAAATATATGTTGTAGAAATCACagtaagaaaagagagagaaagcaacaaGAAGTCTAAATAAATAATGgctaaaaatatttcaaacttagGGAGAGAAATGAACAGCCAGATTCATGATGATGGAAAGTGCCCAAATAGGTTGAGCTGATTgaccaagacacattataatgaAATTGTCAAGATTTGAAGACAAAGAGAGAATTTTGAAAGAAGCAAGAGAAAGTGATTTGACACATAAAAGGTTTTCCACTTAAGATGGATTTCTCAatagaaactttgcaggccaagAGAGAATGGGATGATATAGTCAAAATgttataagaaggaaaaaaagaaaacactgacaaATAGGAGCATCCAGCAAAGCATCCTTCACAAATGTAGAAGActtattttccccccaaaaaaacaaaatgagggAGTTCATTACCATTCGAATTAGTAATCTGAGGGGTAAGGTAAAATGAAAGGATATTGACAATGTGAAcataatataaaaaacaaaaatggagttAAGTACATTGTAAACTTCAGGTTCTCCAGTATACTAATAGTAATCTATGAATCACTTTCAActcttattaaaaataactataggggggaggagctaagatggtggaggactagaatggggagaccactttctcccccacaaattcatgaaaagaacatttaaacgctgagtaaattccacaaaacaacttctgaatgccagcagaggacatcaggcacccagaaaagcaacccattgtcttcgaaaggaggtaggaaaaaatataaaatacaaaaaaagagacaaaagagggagggacggagctccgtcctgggaagggagtcttaaaaagagagaagtttccaaacaccaggaaacactctcactgccgagtctgtgccgagcgttggaagcacagagggcaacatatggggaggaaaaataattaaacaattaaaacccacagattacgagcccagcggtaactcccccagcggagaagcagtgcagacgcctgcacgtgccactagcaagtgggggctgggcagggaggcacaggctgcatcccttagagtaaggatcaggcctgaatgcccggagcgctatctgagcgaactaatttgggctagcaaaccagactgtgggataactaccatgccaaaagccagccctaacctaagacaccaccaggcccgtgcacggaacaaaggactgaacagagatagccggctgcaaaCCATCCCCTTcctgtgacaggcagccagacctggaagggggcaattgcagccccagagagacattatctacaaaactgtaagcaggcttctttgctaactaagacttcttggggttctggacggtcaatatccacctgagaaggtgcgctggttgtacacccgGAAAACCGAGCAGCGGGGAGGAGATAAGTCACAGCAactgtgctcgccaaacacctcatcacctgagctgctcggacctgggaagggcacaaaacgcaggcccaaccgagtctgtgcctctgaggactacccgagtgcctgaacctgagtggcttgtacctgggaggtgcaagcagcccagggccggcctcagatggttcctggcggagcaacctagagcctgagcagtgtgggtagggaggctacacgcgccgtgaacaggggcaggcccagtgtggctgaggcactgcgagcacactccagtgttatttgtttgcagcattcctccctccccacagcgtgactgaacaagcgagcctaaaaaaaaaaaaaagtgtctaccACCGCCCCCTTTCTATCAGGGCGGaagtcagacactgaagagaccagcaaacagaagaagctatcaCAGAGGGAATcgcct
This portion of the Bos taurus isolate L1 Dominette 01449 registration number 42190680 breed Hereford chromosome 15, ARS-UCD2.0, whole genome shotgun sequence genome encodes:
- the OR10A3 gene encoding olfactory receptor family 10 subfamily A member 3 codes for the protein MKRQNQSSVVEFILLGFSNFPELQRQLFQVFLVIYLVTLIGNAIIIVVISLEQSLHVPLYLFLLNLSVVEVGFSAVIMPEMLVVLSSEKTVITFAGCFSQMYFILLFGGTECFLLGAMAYDRFAAICHPLSYPVTMNKRVFMKLITFSWVSGIIVATVQTTWVFSFPFCGPNEINHLSCETPPVLELACADTFLFEIYAFTGTILIVMVPFLLILLSYVRILFSILKMPSTTGRQKAFSTCASHLTSVTLFYGTANMTYLQPKSGYSPETKKLMSLAYSLLTPLLNPLIYSLRNSEMKRALMKLWQRKVDLHTFLN